Proteins encoded by one window of Orbaceae bacterium BiB:
- the serA gene encoding phosphoglycerate dehydrogenase: MVVQALTKDENKFLLLEGVHPSAVEILKSSGYHNIEYHKGALDKEELKLAIKDARFIGIRSRTQLSKEIIDAAPKLAGIGCFCIGTNQVDLVSAAKKGIPVFNAPFSNTRSVAELVLAEIILLFRRVPEANAQAHLGKWNKIATGSHEARGKRLGIIGYGHIGSQLSVLAESLGMKVYFYDIETKLPLGNAKQMPTLRSLLEKCDVISLHVPENSTTLNMISKTELNMMKPNSILLNASRGTTIDLDALAQALESKHLAGAAIDVFPTEPASNSEPFTSPLCKFDNVIITPHIGGSTIEAQENIGVEVATKLAKYSDTGSTLSAVNFPEVSLPTPSKGGSRFLNIHKNQPGALTAINTLFASRGLNIAAQYLQTMPEVGYVVIDIDNVDFSKAEEVLAELKNVPGTIRARLLF, translated from the coding sequence ATGGTAGTTCAAGCATTAACCAAAGATGAAAATAAATTTTTATTACTAGAAGGCGTTCACCCTAGTGCAGTAGAAATTTTGAAATCATCCGGTTATCACAACATTGAGTACCACAAAGGTGCTCTGGATAAAGAAGAGTTAAAACTTGCAATAAAAGATGCCCGCTTTATTGGAATTCGATCCAGAACCCAACTATCCAAAGAGATTATTGATGCAGCACCCAAACTTGCGGGTATTGGCTGCTTTTGTATTGGTACAAATCAGGTAGATTTAGTCTCTGCTGCAAAAAAAGGAATCCCTGTTTTTAATGCACCATTTTCAAATACTCGCTCAGTTGCTGAATTAGTCTTGGCTGAAATTATTTTATTATTTAGACGAGTTCCAGAAGCAAATGCACAGGCACATTTAGGTAAGTGGAATAAAATAGCAACCGGTTCTCATGAAGCAAGAGGTAAACGACTAGGAATTATTGGTTATGGACATATCGGTAGTCAACTAAGCGTTCTTGCTGAATCACTAGGAATGAAAGTTTATTTCTATGATATAGAGACTAAATTACCGCTCGGAAATGCGAAGCAGATGCCGACATTACGCTCATTACTCGAAAAATGCGATGTTATTTCCCTACATGTCCCTGAAAATTCAACAACGCTTAATATGATTAGTAAAACAGAATTAAATATGATGAAACCTAATTCAATTTTACTAAATGCTTCTCGCGGAACAACGATCGATCTCGATGCATTAGCACAAGCGCTGGAAAGTAAACATCTAGCTGGAGCTGCAATTGATGTATTCCCAACGGAGCCGGCAAGTAATAGTGAACCATTTACATCGCCATTATGCAAATTCGATAACGTCATTATTACACCACATATTGGTGGTTCAACAATTGAAGCACAGGAAAATATAGGTGTTGAAGTTGCGACTAAATTAGCTAAATATTCTGATACCGGTTCTACTTTAAGTGCCGTCAATTTCCCAGAAGTATCTTTACCAACACCAAGTAAAGGGGGAAGTCGATTCCTTAATATTCATAAGAATCAGCCAGGGGCGTTAACAGCCATCAATACATTGTTTGCCTCAAGAGGATTAAATATTGCTGCTCAATATTTACAAACAATGCCAGAAGTAGGCTATGTGGTCATTGATATTGATAATGTCGATTTTAGCAAGGCAGAAGAGGTTCTTGCTGAATTAAAAAATGTCCCAGGAACAATTAGAGCCAGATTATTATTCTAA